The DNA sequence TTGTTCTTCTTCGGCCGGGTTTTCGGCCGGTTTCTCCGGCTCCGTGAACAGGCCCGGCTTCGTGTCGGCCGCCGGTTCCGACGGCTCGGCCGGCTCCACGGGTTCGGCACGCTCGACAGTGGGCGCGGCGGCGCGCCGTCGACGGCGCAGCCAGTCGGCGACGAGCATCACCCCGGCGAGCACCGAGAGGCCGATGGAAACCCACGCCCACAGCGAAGAAGCCGTGATGAGCGCGGTGACGAGCAACCCCAGAGCCGCCAGTACCAGTACCAGCACGATGTAGAGCACGCTGAATTACAACATGAACGCGGCCGGATCGGTCCACGACCCGCCCCACGTGCGGTACCGGATCGACTCCGAACCGTGGCAAAACCCCGCCGTACGCCGCGACAACGGCCGGCGCCGGCGGGGTCTTCCCGGAGAAATCAGCCCGCTTCGGCCCGGGGGCCGAACGAGTAGCCCTGGCCGCCGCTCGACGATCCGGACGACTGCCCGGAGTTCGAGGACGCCGAGGCCGGAGCCGCGGAGCCACGGTCGTCGAGCTCGCGCAGCTGGGACTCGAGGAACCCGCGCAACCTCGTGCGGTACTCCCGCTCGATGGTGCGCAGCTCTTCGATCTTCTTGCCCAGCCCGCCCTTCTCGGAGTTCAGGCTGTTCATCGTCTCGGTGTACTTGCGCTGCGACTCGCGCTCCAGCGTGGTGGCCTTGTCGCGCGCCTGGCGCTCCAACGTCTCCGCCCGGGTCCGCGCGTCGTTCAGCATCGTGTCGACGCGCGTGCGCGCCTCGTTGACCATCGAGTCGGACTTCGCCCGGGCGTCCGAGAGCAGCTGCTCGGACTTGGTGCGAGCCTCGGCCAGCATCCCGTCGGACTCGGTCTTCGCCTCGGCGGTCAGCCGGTCGGCCATCTCCTGGGCGAGCCCGAGGACCTTGGCCGCCTGCACGTTCGGCTCGCCGCTGTCGCCCACCATCGAGTGGGCCTGCGTCTGCTCCATCGCGGACGCCGGCGGCGGCACCGGCGCGAGACGCCGGGACGGCTCTTCGCGCACCGGGGGCGCGGATTTGGCGCTGTCGAGCTCGCTACGAGTCGATTCGAGCTCGGCGTCGAGCTGCTCCATCTGCTGGCGCAGCTCGTTGTTGTCCTCGATCAAGCGGGCCAGCTCGGTCTCCACCAAGTCGAGGAACGCGTCCACCTCGTCCTCGTTGTAGCCCCTCTTGCCGATGGGCGGCTTGCTGAACGCGACGTTATGCACGTCAGCGGGGGTCAACGACATCAGATCACCTCACGCACTCCATGGCCTGCAGGGTCCACCCAAGTCTCCCCGATCAACTTGGAGTCGCCAGTTGCATCGCGAAGAACACAACCAACAGCAGCACCATAATCGATAAGTCCAGTCCGACGCCGCCGATCCGCACCATCGGGATGATTCGCCTGAACAGGCGAACCGGCGGGTCCGTCACTGTGTAGATGGTCTCGAGCGTCACCGCAACCCCTCCGGCCGGGTGCCACTCCCGTGCAAAGGTGCGGACGAGTTCGACCACGATACGTGCCGTCAGCAACAGCCAAAACGCGAACAGCACGTACCAGACGACCAGCCACACAGCTTCCACGTACCTACTCTAACCGGGCGTCCTCGCAGAAGACGCAGTTGAGGGGGTCGACGCGGCATCGGGTCGACAAAATCACGTTTCCTTGCGCTCAGCGGTCCGCGCGACTTCAGCCGCGCAGAAACAATCCGCCCTCGGCAATCCGCCGGCGGTCTTCGGCGGTCACGTCCACATCGGGCGGTGAGAGAAGGAACACCTTGTTGGTGACCTTGTCCATCGACCCGCGCAGCGCGAAAGCGAGCCCCGCGGCGAAGTCCACGAGCCGCTTGGCGTCCGCGTTGTCCATCTCGGTGAGGTTCATGATCACCGGGATGCCCTCGCGGTAGTGCTCGCCGATGGCGCGCGCTTCCGCGTAGCTGGTCGGGTGCAGCGTCGTGATCCGGCTCAACGGGTCACGCACCGGCTGGCGCACGACCGGCTCGGTGACCGGTCGCAGACGGGCCACGGGCTCCGGCTGCCGGTCCATGGCCAGCGCGCCGTGGACCGCGGGTTCCGACCCGGCCACGGAGCGTGAACGGCTGCGGCTGGCAGGCTCGTCGTACGTGTCCTCGGTGTCGCGGTACCGTGAGCGCGACCGAGGAGCGGGCTCCTCGTAGGAGTCGTACTCGTCGTCCGCGTAACCGCGCCGATAATCGTCCTCGACGTCGTAACCGTCGTCGTCAGCGGGCACCATCCCGAAGTAGGCCTTCAGCTTCTGCAGCGCGCTCATGCCTCTCCCTAGCCCTAGCCGCTCCCGCACCAACGCTTCTCCACGCCGTCAGTGCCCCGTATGGACGACCACTAAACGTGACCGGCACACGAGCTCCCTACGGCGAGGCTAAACCGCGTCCACCGAGCAGCGCGGTTCCGACACGCACACATGTTGAGCCGTGCGTGATCGCCTGCTCGAGATCATGGCTCATCCCGGCGGAGACTTCTGCGGCATTCGGGTGATCTTTTCGGAGTGTCTCCCCCGCGCGGGCGAGCCGTTCGAAGGCCGCCGAGGGATCGGCCCCGAGCGGCGCGACGGCCATCAGGCCGCGAAGCCGCAGTTCACCCGTGTGAGCTACGTGTTCGGCGAGCGCGCCGAGCTCGCCGAGCGGGCAGCCGCCGCGCTCGGTGTCGTCGTCGAGGCTCGCCTGGATGAGGACGTCGAGGGGTTCCTCACGTTCTCCGCCGTAACGCGCGGTGTGCACGGCCTTCGCGAGCGCGTCGGCGAGCCGGGCCGAGTCGAGCGACTGCACTTCGTGCGCCCACCCCACCACGGACCGTGCCTTGTTCCGCTGCAGCCGGCCGACCATGTGCCACCGCAGCGCGGACCCGGGACGCAGCTCCGCGACTTCGGCCGCCTTCGGCCCGGCTTCCTGGTCGCGGTTCTCCCCGACGTGGGTGACGCCGAGATCGGCGAGCAGCGCGGCGTCCGACGCCGGGAAGGTCTTGGTGACGGCGATCAGCTGGACCTCGTCGCGGGCCCGGCCGGCCGCGCGGCACGCGGCGGCGATCCGCGCCTCGACGTCGGCCAGGTTCGCGGCCAGCTCGGCGCGCCGGTCGGTCATGCTTCGACCCAGGTGATACCGGCGATGCGCCCGGTCGTCCCGTCGCGCCGGTAGCTGAAGAGCGTCTTGTCCTCGTTGGTGCACCGCGGGTCGACGCCGATCTTGCCGACGCCCAGGTCGGCGAGCTGGCGCCACAACCCGGCGCGCAGATCGAGCCCGGGGGTGCCCTTGCGGGTCTTGCAGGCGCTGCCGGGAACGTGCTTCTCGACGTCGGCGGCCATCGCGGCCGGCACCTCGTAGCAGTCGCCGCAGATCGCCGGGCCGAGCAGCGCCTCGATCCGGGACGGCTCGGCACCCGCCTCCCGCATGGCCGCCACCGCGGCCGGGACGACGCCGACCCGGGTGCCGACCCGGCCCGCGTGCACCGCCGAGACGACGCCGGCCTCGGCGTCGGCCAGCAGGATCGGAACGCAGTCGGCGACGAGCACCACCAGCGCGACACCCGGCGTCGCGGTCACCAGCGCGTCGGTCGCCTCGGCGGCCCGGGTCTCCGAGCCGTCCACAGTGGTCGCCATGCGGCCGTGGACCTGTTCCATCCAGGCCAGCTTGTCCTCGGCCAGGCCCAGCTCGGCGGCGAGCCGCTTGCGGTTGGCGTAGACGTCGCCCTCGTCGTCGCCGACGTGGTCCCCCAGGTTGAACGTGTCGTAGGGCGGCCGCGACGCGCCGCCGGCCCTGGTCGTCACCACTCGCCGAACCCGCATGCCCTCATCCTCCCAAACGCCGTGAAGGCCACCTTGAGGGACTCCGAGTCCCTCAAGGTGGCCTTCACGGACCACAGTGCTTTTGGTCAGCGCCGCATGAACGGCGGCACGTCGACCTCGTCGTCCGACGGGTCGTCGTGCACCGGCATGGCGCGCCCGGGCAGGCTGCCCTGGGTCGCGTTGGAGCCCATCGGCGAGTAGCCGCGCGAACCGCCGCCGGGCTGCGGGAGCCCGCCGGTGTTCTGGCCGGACGCCGACGGCAGCGGCGTGTGCGACCGCGGCGGCGCGACCGGGTAGCCCGAACCCGAAGCGGACGGCACCGGGGTGGCCCCCGACGGCGGCCCCTGCTGGTTCGAGACCTGCCCGGCCGAAGCCGACGCCGTGCCCGAGCCCTGGCGCGAGCCGGAGCCGAAGGTCGACGGGTCGAGCTTCTTGTGGGTCGGCGCGCCGGCGTCGAAGCCGGCCGCGATCACCGTGACGCGCACCTCGTCGCCGAGCGAGTCGTCGATGATCGTGCCGAAGATGATGTTGGCGTCCGGGTGCGCGGACTCCTGCACCAGCGACGCCGCCTCGTTGATTTCGAACAGGCCCAGATCCGAACCACCCGCGATCGAAAGCAGTGCGCCGTGCGCACCATCCATGGAGGCTTCGAGGAGCGGCGAGTTGATCGCCTTCTCCGCCGCCTGGATGGCTCTGCCTTCACCGCGTGCGCTCCCTATACCCATCAGGGCGGAGCCCGCGCCGGACATGACGCTCTTGACGTCGGCGAAGTCGAGGTTGATCAGGCCCGGGGTGGTGATCAGGTCGGTGATGCCCTGGACACCGGAGAGCAGCACCTCGTCCGCGGAGCGGAACGCGTCCATCAGCGAGACGCCGATGTCGCCGAGCTGCAGCAGCCGGTCGTTCGGGATCACGATGAGGGTGTCGCACTCGTTGCGCAGCGACTGGATGCCGTCTTCGGCCTGCTTGCCGCGGCGCTTGCCCTCGAAGGTGAACGGGCGCGTCACGACGCCGATGGTCAGCGCGCCCAGCTTGCGGGCGATCTGCGCCACGACCGGGGCGCCACCGGTGCCGGTGCCGCCGCCTTCGCCGGCCGTCACGAACACCATGTCGGCGCCCTTGATGACCTCTTCGATCTCTTCACGGTGGTCTTCGGCGGCCTTCTGGCCGACCTCGGGGGCGGCGCCCGCGCCGAGGCCACGGGTCAGCTCGCGGCCGATGTCCAGCTTGACGTCGGCGTCGGACATGAGCAGTGCTTGGGCGTCGGTGTTCACCGCGATGAACTCGACACCCTTGAGGCCGACCTCGATCATGCGGTTCACGGCGTTCACGCCGCCACCGCCGATGCCGACCACCTTGATCACCGCAAGGTAGTTGTGCGGGGGCGTCATCGAAGTCCGCCTTCCTGATCGTTGTGCCCGTACAGCCCGCCGGCCGGTGATCAACTCTCAACCTAAACCCCAGATTGAGAGTTATGTCAACCGCCGACGTTAGGCAGGACGGTAGGCACCAGGCACGCTCTAATCCAGTAGGCACGCCGTGTGTCGCAAAGGTGTTTTGCCACAACACGTTCGTGCGCGCAAGAGCGAGGAGCCGGAAACGGCCCCCGCACCCGGTCTGCTATAGCCGGAAATCAGGCAGGCGCGGGCATGCTCATGAGGACGTCCGTGGGCGCCCCGCTGGGCGATCCACCGGCCTGCTCGAGGCTCACCGCGACCTTGTCGGCGCTGCCCACGCCGTCCGCCACGACCAGCCCGCTGTCGGTCGCGATCACGCCGGCCGAACGCGGCGCTTCGGTGCCGGTGAGCAGCCAGGCCTGGTAGACCTTCCCGCCCGGCTGCGCCGGCAGGCCGGCGTCCATCACCATCAGGCGGTTCTGGGAACGGGACAGCACGACCGTCACCCCGCCGCCGGTCGGCGCCTCGCCGTGGCCGGTCTTCGCGTCCGGCGCCGCCAGCAGGTCGGCCACCGGCGCGTACCGCGCCCGGGCCTGGTCGAGCTGCGTCTGCGCGGTCTGCAGCTCCTGCTGCTGGGTCAGCGCGATCCCGCCGAACACCCCGCCCGCGGCGAGCCCGACGACGGCCGCCGCGGCCGTCACGAGCACCGCCCAGCGCGGGGCGCGTCCCGACCGGCGGTGCCGTTCGGGCGAGCCGGGCCGGGTGCGCGGCGGCAGCTGGCGGGTCGCGTGCATGGCCACCATGACGCGGTCCTTGAACTCCGGCGGCGGCTCTTCGGCCATCGCCACGCCGAGCCGGGCCGCGGTCGCGCGCAGCTCGGCGACCTCTTTCGCGCACGAGTCGCACTGCTCGAGGTGGCGCGAGAACTCCGCCCGCTCGATGTCCGACACGGCGTCGAGCGCGAACGCACCCGCCAGCGTGTGCATCTCCGGTGTGCTCACGCGGTCACCCCCAAGCAGTCCCGCAGGCGGATCAGGCCGTCCCGCAACCGCGTCTTGATGGTTCCTTGCGGCGTCGAGAGCACTTCGGCCACCTCGCGATAGGTGTAGCCCTGGTAGTAGGCCAGCAGCACGGACTCGCGCTGCAGGTCGGTCAGGGAGGACAGGCACCGGCGGACCTGGGAGCGTTCCAGGCGCGCGGTCACGGACTCGGCGACCTCGTCGAACGGGCGGCCGCGGGCGGCTTCGAAGGTCGCCTTCTGCTCGCGCTCGGTGCTGGCGCGCGCCGAGCGGACGCGGTCGACGGCGCGGCGGTGGGCCAGCGTCATCGCCCAGTTCAGCGCGGAGCCCTTCTCGGGCGAGTAGCGCGTCGCGGTGCGCCAGAGCTCGACGAGCACCTCCTGCGCGACCTCTTCGGACTGCGCGGAGTCGCGCACGATCCGGCGGACGAGCCCGAAGATCGGCCCGGAGAACTGGTCGTAGAGCAGCTCGAACGCCCGCTCGTCGCCCTTGGCGACGCGCACCATCAGCTCCTCGGCGCCGGGCTCCGGGTCCGCGGGATCCTCCGGGGGCACGGGAGCCATGTGGCGCTGGCGGGCCGCCTCATCCATGCAGGTGTCCTCCGGCGTTCTGCGGGGTGCGCGGGACGACCGGCGCCTTCCGCAGCCACAGGGCGATGCCGTGACGGCGGATCAGCGCGGACACCCGCTGCGGCAGCAGGGGCCGGGCCAGGACGAGCCGGGCCAGCCACCGCGGGTTCGCCGGGCGGCGAACTCCCCGAAGCGTAGCGACCAGGGGCGTGGTGCCCCCGCGGCGCAACGCCACCGTGAGGTCGAGCAACGCTTCCGGGTGGGGCAGGCGCATCCGGTACTCGCCGTCCATCTCCTGGAACGGCGAGACGTAGAACTCCTTCTCCGCGCGGGCGAGCCCGGCCTCGTCCGGGTGCAGCAGGTAGGCGTGGCGGCCGCCGTAGGTGTTGTGCACCTCGGCGACGACGCACTCGAGCCGCCCCTCCGGGCCGTGGCACCAGTAGACGCTGATCGGGTTGAACACGTACCCGAGCACGCGCGCCGCGGCCAGCATCACGACCTTGCCGCCGCGCAGGTCCACCCCGCGCTCCGCGAGCCACCCGTCGAGCTTCTCCCGGATCCCCCGCTCGTCGCCGGCGACGAAGTGGTCGCGGCGGTCGAAGCCGGCGAACGGGCGCGCCCACCACGGCAGCCGCGGCGGCGCGTCGAGGTCGACCAGCCACAGGTACACCCGGTGGGCGAACGCGTGCGGCGGGTCGATCCGCCGCACGTGCGCGACGGTGGCGTCGTAGAGCGCGGTCGTCACCAGGTGACTCCCAGGCTTTCGGCGGCCCGCGCCCCGGAGGAGCAGCCGTCTTCGTGGAAGCCCCAGCCGTGGTAGGCACCGGCGTAGGCGAAGACGCCGTCGTTCAGCTCGGGCAGCCGGCGTTGCGCGGCAACGGCTTCCGGCGTGTACACCGGGTGCTCGTAGCGCATCTTGGCCACCAGCCCGTCCGTGCCCGTGCCTTCGCCGGGGTTGAGCGTGACGACGTACCCGGTCGGCTCGTCCAGCCGCATCAGGCGGTTCATGTCGTAGCTGACCTGGACCGCGCCGGTCGGCGCGCCGCATTCGGGAGCGCGGTAGTTCCAGCCCGCGCGGGCGTCGGCCAGCGACGGCAGCACGCTGGTGTCGGTGTGCAGCCAGGCCTCGTTCTCCGAGTAGCGGAACGCGCCGAGGACGTCGCGTTCGGCGCCGGACGGGTTGGCCAGCAAGGAAAGCGCCTGGTCGGCGTGCGTCGCGATGACGACCCGGTCGACGCGGTGCGGGGTGTCGGCGTCGTCGCGGATTTCCACACCGCCGCCCGCGGTCCGCAGCACCGACCGGACGGGCGTCGACAGGTGCACGGCGGTGAGCTGCTTGGCCGCGCGTTCGACGTATTCGCGCGAGCCGCCGACGACGGTCCGCCAGGCCGGCGAGTTCTTGACGCTCAGCATGCCGTGGTTGCGGAGGAACTCGAACAGGTAGCGCGCCGGGTACCGCAGGGTGTCGCTGCGGTCGGCGGACCAGACCGTCGAGACCACCGGCAGCATGAAGTGGTCGACGAAGTAGCGGGAGTAGCCGCCGATGGCGAGGAACGCGCCGAGGGTGACGTCACCCGCGTCCTGGGCGTCCAGCAGCCGCT is a window from the Amycolatopsis sp. NBC_00355 genome containing:
- the wag31 gene encoding DivIVA-like cell division protein Wag31; translation: MSLTPADVHNVAFSKPPIGKRGYNEDEVDAFLDLVETELARLIEDNNELRQQMEQLDAELESTRSELDSAKSAPPVREEPSRRLAPVPPPASAMEQTQAHSMVGDSGEPNVQAAKVLGLAQEMADRLTAEAKTESDGMLAEARTKSEQLLSDARAKSDSMVNEARTRVDTMLNDARTRAETLERQARDKATTLERESQRKYTETMNSLNSEKGGLGKKIEELRTIEREYRTRLRGFLESQLRELDDRGSAAPASASSNSGQSSGSSSGGQGYSFGPRAEAG
- a CDS encoding YggT family protein translates to MWLVVWYVLFAFWLLLTARIVVELVRTFAREWHPAGGVAVTLETIYTVTDPPVRLFRRIIPMVRIGGVGLDLSIMVLLLVVFFAMQLATPS
- a CDS encoding cell division protein SepF, giving the protein MSALQKLKAYFGMVPADDDGYDVEDDYRRGYADDEYDSYEEPAPRSRSRYRDTEDTYDEPASRSRSRSVAGSEPAVHGALAMDRQPEPVARLRPVTEPVVRQPVRDPLSRITTLHPTSYAEARAIGEHYREGIPVIMNLTEMDNADAKRLVDFAAGLAFALRGSMDKVTNKVFLLSPPDVDVTAEDRRRIAEGGLFLRG
- a CDS encoding YggS family pyridoxal phosphate-dependent enzyme, which translates into the protein MTDRRAELAANLADVEARIAAACRAAGRARDEVQLIAVTKTFPASDAALLADLGVTHVGENRDQEAGPKAAEVAELRPGSALRWHMVGRLQRNKARSVVGWAHEVQSLDSARLADALAKAVHTARYGGEREEPLDVLIQASLDDDTERGGCPLGELGALAEHVAHTGELRLRGLMAVAPLGADPSAAFERLARAGETLRKDHPNAAEVSAGMSHDLEQAITHGSTCVRVGTALLGGRGLASP
- the pgeF gene encoding peptidoglycan editing factor PgeF; translated protein: MRVRRVVTTRAGGASRPPYDTFNLGDHVGDDEGDVYANRKRLAAELGLAEDKLAWMEQVHGRMATTVDGSETRAAEATDALVTATPGVALVVLVADCVPILLADAEAGVVSAVHAGRVGTRVGVVPAAVAAMREAGAEPSRIEALLGPAICGDCYEVPAAMAADVEKHVPGSACKTRKGTPGLDLRAGLWRQLADLGVGKIGVDPRCTNEDKTLFSYRRDGTTGRIAGITWVEA
- the ftsZ gene encoding cell division protein FtsZ — translated: MTPPHNYLAVIKVVGIGGGGVNAVNRMIEVGLKGVEFIAVNTDAQALLMSDADVKLDIGRELTRGLGAGAAPEVGQKAAEDHREEIEEVIKGADMVFVTAGEGGGTGTGGAPVVAQIARKLGALTIGVVTRPFTFEGKRRGKQAEDGIQSLRNECDTLIVIPNDRLLQLGDIGVSLMDAFRSADEVLLSGVQGITDLITTPGLINLDFADVKSVMSGAGSALMGIGSARGEGRAIQAAEKAINSPLLEASMDGAHGALLSIAGGSDLGLFEINEAASLVQESAHPDANIIFGTIIDDSLGDEVRVTVIAAGFDAGAPTHKKLDPSTFGSGSRQGSGTASASAGQVSNQQGPPSGATPVPSASGSGYPVAPPRSHTPLPSASGQNTGGLPQPGGGSRGYSPMGSNATQGSLPGRAMPVHDDPSDDEVDVPPFMRR
- a CDS encoding anti-sigma factor; protein product: MSTPEMHTLAGAFALDAVSDIERAEFSRHLEQCDSCAKEVAELRATAARLGVAMAEEPPPEFKDRVMVAMHATRQLPPRTRPGSPERHRRSGRAPRWAVLVTAAAAVVGLAAGGVFGGIALTQQQELQTAQTQLDQARARYAPVADLLAAPDAKTGHGEAPTGGGVTVVLSRSQNRLMVMDAGLPAQPGGKVYQAWLLTGTEAPRSAGVIATDSGLVVADGVGSADKVAVSLEQAGGSPSGAPTDVLMSMPAPA
- the sigK gene encoding ECF RNA polymerase sigma factor SigK, with amino-acid sequence MDEAARQRHMAPVPPEDPADPEPGAEELMVRVAKGDERAFELLYDQFSGPIFGLVRRIVRDSAQSEEVAQEVLVELWRTATRYSPEKGSALNWAMTLAHRRAVDRVRSARASTEREQKATFEAARGRPFDEVAESVTARLERSQVRRCLSSLTDLQRESVLLAYYQGYTYREVAEVLSTPQGTIKTRLRDGLIRLRDCLGVTA
- a CDS encoding DUF1365 domain-containing protein, which encodes MVTTALYDATVAHVRRIDPPHAFAHRVYLWLVDLDAPPRLPWWARPFAGFDRRDHFVAGDERGIREKLDGWLAERGVDLRGGKVVMLAAARVLGYVFNPISVYWCHGPEGRLECVVAEVHNTYGGRHAYLLHPDEAGLARAEKEFYVSPFQEMDGEYRMRLPHPEALLDLTVALRRGGTTPLVATLRGVRRPANPRWLARLVLARPLLPQRVSALIRRHGIALWLRKAPVVPRTPQNAGGHLHG
- a CDS encoding NAD(P)/FAD-dependent oxidoreductase codes for the protein MEITGERIAVIGSGVAGLTAAYLLQRKHEVLLFEADDRLGGHAHTHDVPSAHGGTIGVDSGFIVHNERTYPTLLKLFGELGVRTRDTEMSMSIRCDGCGLQYAGAKGLPGLFAQRGNLARPRYLRMLAEVKRFHRHAKRLLDAQDAGDVTLGAFLAIGGYSRYFVDHFMLPVVSTVWSADRSDTLRYPARYLFEFLRNHGMLSVKNSPAWRTVVGGSREYVERAAKQLTAVHLSTPVRSVLRTAGGGVEIRDDADTPHRVDRVVIATHADQALSLLANPSGAERDVLGAFRYSENEAWLHTDTSVLPSLADARAGWNYRAPECGAPTGAVQVSYDMNRLMRLDEPTGYVVTLNPGEGTGTDGLVAKMRYEHPVYTPEAVAAQRRLPELNDGVFAYAGAYHGWGFHEDGCSSGARAAESLGVTW